The Gemmatimonadota bacterium genome window below encodes:
- a CDS encoding biopolymer transporter ExbD: MIRQARLQRKARTASEIPSSSLADMAFLLLIFFMVSTTFRREQPRAVVLPAAQATEDVDEPRKNILHVWIEPDGAIYINDQAVAPAQVSEVVAPLYQASDRRLVVVLRGDRNVPYRVIDRVQRELQEAGARRVTFRTTPEGRQPPTR, encoded by the coding sequence GTGATCCGCCAGGCGCGACTGCAACGCAAGGCCCGCACGGCCAGCGAGATCCCCTCCTCCTCCCTGGCCGACATGGCGTTCCTGCTCCTGATCTTCTTCATGGTCAGCACCACCTTCCGCAGGGAGCAGCCACGCGCTGTGGTCCTGCCCGCCGCACAGGCCACCGAGGACGTGGACGAGCCCCGCAAGAACATCCTGCACGTCTGGATCGAGCCGGACGGCGCCATCTACATCAATGACCAGGCCGTTGCGCCCGCACAGGTTTCTGAAGTCGTGGCGCCGTTGTACCAGGCCAGCGACCGCCGCCTGGTCGTGGTGCTGCGCGGCGATCGCAATGTGCCCTACCGCGTCATCGACCGCGTGCAGCGCGAACTGCAGGAAGCCGGCGCCCGGCGCGTCACCTTCCGCACGACCCCCGAGGGCCGGCAGCCGCCAACCCGCTGA
- a CDS encoding YggS family pyridoxal phosphate-dependent enzyme produces the protein MYLSRLQEHLPRVRDRIEQALRRSGLSGAVEVVAVTKGYPVAAVEAALACSLRRCGENRVHELEEKVARAGRDRVEWHLIGHLQRNKARRALALFDLLHSLDSLRLAVELSREAERSGRDIACLVQVNTSGEVSKGGFAPAEARDAVAQIVELPRLRLEGVMTMAPLTGDEGVLRRAFAGARELFEAWGRGLPGFQARHLSMGMSNDFEVAVEEGSTMVRLGTVLFGERTP, from the coding sequence ATGTATCTTTCGCGGTTACAGGAACATCTCCCGCGGGTCAGGGACCGGATCGAGCAGGCGCTGAGGCGATCCGGTCTGAGTGGGGCGGTCGAGGTGGTGGCCGTGACCAAGGGTTACCCGGTTGCGGCAGTGGAAGCCGCCCTGGCCTGCAGTCTAAGGCGCTGCGGAGAGAACCGGGTCCACGAGCTGGAAGAGAAGGTTGCCCGGGCGGGACGGGACCGCGTCGAGTGGCACCTGATCGGTCACCTCCAGCGCAACAAGGCACGGCGCGCGCTGGCGCTCTTCGACCTGCTGCACTCCCTGGACTCGCTGCGCCTGGCAGTCGAGTTGTCGAGGGAAGCGGAGCGGTCGGGTCGTGACATTGCCTGCCTGGTCCAGGTCAATACCAGCGGCGAGGTGAGCAAGGGCGGCTTTGCGCCGGCGGAGGCGCGGGACGCGGTCGCGCAGATCGTCGAGTTGCCGCGCCTGCGCCTCGAGGGGGTCATGACCATGGCGCCCCTCACCGGCGACGAGGGCGTGCTGCGACGCGCGTTTGCTGGCGCGCGCGAGCTGTTCGAGGCATGGGGGCGCGGCCTGCCCGGCTTCCAGGCCCGGCACCTCTCGATGGGGATGTCCAACGACTTCGAAGTGGCGGTGGAGGAGGGCAGCACCATGGTGCGACTCGGGACGGTCCTTTTCGGGGAACGGACGCCATGA